From the Cryptomeria japonica chromosome 2, Sugi_1.0, whole genome shotgun sequence genome, one window contains:
- the LOC131043740 gene encoding uncharacterized protein LOC131043740 isoform X1: MSMRDLAMASSTPRATPRSGRQRDKAWKYGIAGSKKGEVTCTECTKWMTGGINRLKYHLAQIPGYGVEACPKSTPEIIREMKAILAKNDMHKEERQKTREAMAAAMNPTLSTSGPIGHSRGRQSLSSFGDNEGEASGTLVRSDPNFFVPRNVPGAQPSLEGTRWNREKHEQARIAASNFWFYNNLSFNAANNVYWESFVNACTVAGKGFKAPTGHDFSGPLLEKVVQNTQGVVDDQKRYWKRKGCSILFDGWTDGRNRTLLNFLVASNGAMVFIKSIDASNEIKNAETLCNLFDGVVREVGVENVDQIITDNAAAYVSAGRMLMERHPSFTWSPCAAHCLDLVLEDIGKIGWVKKVVEDAKSVTKFIYNHTWVLALMRKHTNGKDLVRPGVTRFASHFITLQSILSAIPHLKQMFVSDAWLGSAYSKRPEVEKIVSIVFDEGFNKSGEELTAVTEPLVRVLRMVDGEGMPMGFIYEAMDRAKEAISHYYRGNTRKCEILWRIIDRRWTNQLHQPIHAFAYFLNPKFYFSDSFRADEEVMASVITCIDKMTPDPELRDKVLDELEIYKSSEGRLFSSQLAIDRRGKQQPDLWWENYGAGTPNLQKIAIRVLSQPCSASGCERNWSVFESIHTKKRNRLSQKRLNDLVFVRYNLRLRVRQVEGVSHEAIDLDEIDPYGDWTMNEQNDGDDVLLTEEEIAEIERGAAQDAEGARLDEMEDEDEDEDEDDDEDFDFEEESFHHLDTTTPTATTSSSRLEKLSYIRKNTKRKM, encoded by the exons ATGAGCATGAGAGATCTAG caatggcaagttcaactccaagggcaaccccaaggtcaggaagacaaagagataaagcttggaaatatgggattgcaggaagcaaaaagggggaggtcacttgcaccgaatgcacaaaatggatgactggtggaatcaatagattaaaataccaccttgcacaaatacctggatatggtgtggaggcatgccccaaatcaactcctgaaattattagagagatgaaggccattcttgctaagaatgatatgcataaggaagaaaggcaaaaaacaagagaagccatggcagctgcaatgaatcccacattgtccacttcgggtcccattggtcacagtcggggtcgtcagtcactttcatcttttggtgacaatgagggtgaggctagtggcactcttgttagatcagaccctaatttttttgtaccacgcaatgttccaggtgcacaaccttcacttgaaggtacaagatggaatagagagaagcatgaacaagcacggatagcagcttcaaacttttggttttacaataatctatctttcaatgcagcaaacaatgtgtattgggaaagttttgttaatgcatgtacagtggcgggtaaggggtttaaggccccaacaggtcatgacttcagtgggccattgctagagaaagTTGTGCAAAATACACaaggtgtggttgatgatcagaaaaggtattggaagagaaaaggatgcagcattttatttgatggatggacagatggacggaataggactcttctcaacttcttggtggcttcaaatggtgcaatggtattcataaagtctattgatgcctcaaatgaaataaaaaatgcagagactttgtgtaatctgttcgatggtgtggttcgggaagttggagttgagaatgttgaccaaattatcacggacaacgcagctgcatatgtatctgcaggtagaatgcttatggagaggcatccttcgtttacatggagtccttgtgctgcacattgcttggacttggtgctagaggacattgggaagattggatgggtgaagaaggtggttgaagatgcaaaaagtgtcaccaaattcatctacaaccatacttgggtgcttgctttgatgagaaaacacacaaatggcaaggaccttgtgcgacctggagtgacacgatttgctagccacttcatcactttgcagagcattcttagtgccattcctcatcttaagcagatgtttgtgtcagatgcttggttggggtctgcatactccaaaagacctgaagtagagaagattgtgagcattgtttttgatgaagggttcaataaaagtggagaggagttgactgcg gtgacagaacctttggtaagggttcttcgtatggtggatggagagggcatgccaatgggtttcatttatgaggccatggatagggccaaagaggccatttcacattactatcgtggaaatacaagaaaatgtgaaatcctttggcgcatcattgatcgtaggtggacaaaccaactccaccaaccgatacatgccttcgcctactttttgaacccgaaattctacttctctgattcatttagggctgatgaggaggtcatggcaagtgttattacatgcattgataagatgacacctgatcctgagttgagagacaaggttcttgatgagttggag atctacaaaagttcagaggggagactcttctcatcacaactagcaattgataggagaggaaaacaacaaccag atttatggtgggagaattatggtgccggcacgcctaatcttcaaaagatagctattcgtgttttgtctcagccatgtagtgcttctgggtgtgaacgaaattggagtgtctttgagagcattcacacaaagaagagaaatagattgtcacaaaagcggctcaatgatctagtatttgttcggtacaaccttcgccttcgagttagacaggtggagggtgtttcacatgaggccattgacttggatgaaattgatccatatggtgattggaccatgaatgaacaaaatgatggtgatgatgtcctccttaccgaagaagaaattgcagaaatagagagaggagcagcacaagatgcagaaggagcaagattggatgaaatggaggatgaagatgaggacgaagatgaggatgatgatgaggactttgactttgaagaagaatcatttcaccatttagataccacaacacccactgctactacttctagctcaaggcttgaaaaattgagctatattaggaaaaatacaaagaggaagatgtag
- the LOC131043740 gene encoding uncharacterized protein LOC131043740 isoform X2 gives MDFHNADHSSANSKKLSSKEKKLKRREVTEPLVRVLRMVDGEGMPMGFIYEAMDRAKEAISHYYRGNTRKCEILWRIIDRRWTNQLHQPIHAFAYFLNPKFYFSDSFRADEEVMASVITCIDKMTPDPELRDKVLDELEIYKSSEGRLFSSQLAIDRRGKQQPDLWWENYGAGTPNLQKIAIRVLSQPCSASGCERNWSVFESIHTKKRNRLSQKRLNDLVFVRYNLRLRVRQVEGVSHEAIDLDEIDPYGDWTMNEQNDGDDVLLTEEEIAEIERGAAQDAEGARLDEMEDEDEDEDEDDDEDFDFEEESFHHLDTTTPTATTSSSRLEKLSYIRKNTKRKM, from the exons ATGGACTTTCATAATGCTGATCATTCGTCTGCGAATTCCAAGAAGCTGAGCAgcaaagagaagaagctaaaacgCAGGGAG gtgacagaacctttggtaagggttcttcgtatggtggatggagagggcatgccaatgggtttcatttatgaggccatggatagggccaaagaggccatttcacattactatcgtggaaatacaagaaaatgtgaaatcctttggcgcatcattgatcgtaggtggacaaaccaactccaccaaccgatacatgccttcgcctactttttgaacccgaaattctacttctctgattcatttagggctgatgaggaggtcatggcaagtgttattacatgcattgataagatgacacctgatcctgagttgagagacaaggttcttgatgagttggag atctacaaaagttcagaggggagactcttctcatcacaactagcaattgataggagaggaaaacaacaaccag atttatggtgggagaattatggtgccggcacgcctaatcttcaaaagatagctattcgtgttttgtctcagccatgtagtgcttctgggtgtgaacgaaattggagtgtctttgagagcattcacacaaagaagagaaatagattgtcacaaaagcggctcaatgatctagtatttgttcggtacaaccttcgccttcgagttagacaggtggagggtgtttcacatgaggccattgacttggatgaaattgatccatatggtgattggaccatgaatgaacaaaatgatggtgatgatgtcctccttaccgaagaagaaattgcagaaatagagagaggagcagcacaagatgcagaaggagcaagattggatgaaatggaggatgaagatgaggacgaagatgaggatgatgatgaggactttgactttgaagaagaatcatttcaccatttagataccacaacacccactgctactacttctagctcaaggcttgaaaaattgagctatattaggaaaaatacaaagaggaagatgtag